The nucleotide sequence CCTCTTCGACTAACTTATTTTCCATGTAAACACCCCACGTTGTTATTCTCGTCTTATCATACTATTTTTACATTTTAAAATCCACTTAACATGAAAAGAAAATTCAATTTTATTGTATTTTAATGAAAAAAGACGTAAAACAGTCGCGTTCACTATTCTACGTCTCTATTCAAATAATTTTTCTCATCATAAATTTTTGTGTGTTCTTTTCATCTTTAAAAGTTTTTTACATAAACCTATCTGGAGAAAAACCAAGTGCCTTATATCTCTTGGTAAAGGGCTGTAGATAAATAACGTTCACCATTGTCGGGAACCACAGCTAATACCTTCTTGCATTTTCCTAATTCTTTTGCGACTTTTAGCGCGGCAGCAATTGCAGCGCCAGATGAGATGCCTACTAAAATCCCTTCTTTTCGCCCAACTTCTCTAGCTGTTTCCATCGCTTCGTCTCCACTAATAGAAAGGACTTTATCATACACAGAAGTATCCAGTGTTTTAGGAACAAAACCTGTACCGATTCCTTGGATTTTGTGAGGTCCCGCTTCTTTCCCTTCTAAAATAGCAGATTCTGCTGGTTCTACCCCGATTAATTCGATTTTCGGATACACACGTTTTAATTCTCGGCCAGCGCCAGTGATCGTTCCTCCTGTACCGATACCTGCAACAAACGCGTCCAAGCCATTTACTCCAAATGCTTGATGTATCTCAGGACCAGTCGTCTTCTCATGCACAAGAGGATTTGCTTCATTTTCAAATTGTAATGGTAAAAAGTAGCCGTTTTCTTTTGCCAAACGTTCTGCTTCTCTGATTGATCCAGAAATACCATCCGCACCAGGAGTCAAAATCAACTCTGCGCCGTACCCTTTCATCAATAAACGTCTTTCGATACTCATCGTCTCAGGCATCACGATGATTACTTTATATCCTTTTGCAACTCCTACCATCGACAATCCGATTCCTGTATTTCCAGAAGTAGGTTCAATGATAGTATCACCTGGTTTCAGTAGACCATCGTGTTCTGCTTTTTCTATCATACTTAAAGCAATACGATCTTTTACACTTCCTCCTGGATTAAAAAACTCAAGCTTTACAAAAACATCTGCTGAATCTTCTGGTACGATTTTATTTAATTTGACGATTGGCGTTTTGCCAATCAATTCGGTGACTGAGTTATAGATAGCTGTCATCTTCAATTCCTCCTTGTCTTTGCTCTTCTTACTTATCATAATACAATCTGTTCATTTATGGCGAGTGATTCGTCTTTGACTAGCAAAAAAAAAGACAAAGATATACCATATATGGTAGTTTCTTTGCCTTTTTATCTAAATCAAACGTTTAGTTCTTGACCAACTAATAAAGAATAACTGGACATAGACATGCCATTTTTCGCCATTAGATCATCAACAGACATGCCAAATTTTTGTGCAATATCCCATAGCGTATCACCTGACACGACTGTATATGTCTGACCATTATTTGTATTTACATCTGTTGTTGAAGATGATGACGTTGAAGTCGTCGTAGTAGTCGTTGTTGTTGTACTTGTGGTTGTTGTAGCCGAACCTGTTGATGGCGTATCAAAACGGGTTAAATTATAAGTATTAATCAATGAGTTCAATTTGGCCCCATAATTTGGATCGGTAGCATAACGACCTGTCAAGTACGCTGTTGCATCATAAAAACTTGTTGTATTGCTTTTCCACACGCCAGCATAATGATAATCGCCCGTGGAAAAACTGGTTGAACGAAGAACATTCGCATGGTCTTGGAAGGATTCCCAATAAGAAGAATATTTTCGGAATGGCTCATTCATCGTTACCCATTGTCCGTTTACATATTCTTTGGTTGCCATATAAACGACCTGTCCGTTATAGCTTCCTTTCACACCGAATAGATTATAATTTGGCGCACTAGCTAATCCGGAAGTGCCATATGCACTTTCCAACAACGCTTGAGCGATCATGACTGAAGCATACAAGTCATTACTTGCAGCAACTTCTGACGCAGACCAGCCGATTTGATCGATAAACGCTTGAGGATCAGCGACTGTTTGAGATCCTTGTTCATCTGCATGAACATGTTGCGGTACCGCTGTAACCATCATCGGCCCAACTAAAAGACTCGTTCCAATTAAAGGAGCAATCGCTTTTTTATTGATCACCATTTTTCTTTTAGGTCTATGGTGCCGGGCACTGCGGGTCTTCAGCTCTTGCATTCAAATTCCTCCTCAAAATAAAAAAACTTAATAAAAAGTTCTCTTCTTAAAACAAACTTAATTAATTAAATTATACTTTTAATTCTCAAGAAACACAAACTAATCCGAAGAATTCTTTGTTTTGTCATTTAAATGTAACATAGCCGAAAACGAAAAGTAATATTGATTTATTCTTCTAACACATAAAGAACAGCTGTCTCCAACTTGCAGACAGCTGTTCTTATCAGTCAAACAATTGCTTGGATCTATGATAGTTGATTGTACGTATTCACGACATTTTCTACTGTAAATCCAAATTCTTCTAAAATTTTAGTGCCAGGGGCAGATGCACCGAAATGATCGATTGTAATCGTTGCGCCCTCTGTTCCTACGTAGCGTTCCCAACCAAATGATGCAGCAGCTTCGATAGCCACACGTTTCTTCACTGATTTAGGAAGTACACTTTCTTTATATTCAGAAGATTGTTTTTCAAAGAGGTCAAAGCTTGGCATAGAAACAACAGAAACATCTTTGCCTTTTTCAGCCAATTCTTTTTGAGCTTTCACAGCCAAATCAACTTCAGAACCTGTTGCAATCAAAATACCTTCTGGTGTTTCTCCTTGTGATGGAGAAAGAACATACGCGCCTTTTTTCACCATTTCATCTGCTACTTCTTTTGTAGAAGGCAATACTGGAAGGTTTTGACGACTCAATACAAGGATAGTAGGCGCATCTGTTGTCTCCATCGCTACTTTCCAAGCAGCACGTGTTTCATTTCCGTCTGCCGGACGAATCACTTGAACACCAGGCATGCAGCGAACAGATGCTAGTTGTTCAATCGGTTCGTGCGTTGGTCCGTCTTCTCCGACAGCAACCGAGTCATGTGTTAAGACGTAAACAACAGGAGTATGTTGGATTGCTGCTAAACGAACTGCTGGTCTTAGATAATCGACAAAGACAAAGAATGTTCCACCGTAGATACGAGTTCCGCCATGAAGTTGGATACCATTCATAGCCGAAGCCATTGCAAATTCGCGGACACCGAACCAGATGTTGCGTCCTTCATAATGTTCAGGAGTGAAATCTTTATCTGCAGCCACCATTGTATTATTGG is from Enterococcus faecium and encodes:
- the cysK gene encoding cysteine synthase A, with the translated sequence MTAIYNSVTELIGKTPIVKLNKIVPEDSADVFVKLEFFNPGGSVKDRIALSMIEKAEHDGLLKPGDTIIEPTSGNTGIGLSMVGVAKGYKVIIVMPETMSIERRLLMKGYGAELILTPGADGISGSIREAERLAKENGYFLPLQFENEANPLVHEKTTGPEIHQAFGVNGLDAFVAGIGTGGTITGAGRELKRVYPKIELIGVEPAESAILEGKEAGPHKIQGIGTGFVPKTLDTSVYDKVLSISGDEAMETAREVGRKEGILVGISSGAAIAAALKVAKELGKCKKVLAVVPDNGERYLSTALYQEI
- a CDS encoding glucosaminidase domain-containing protein, with protein sequence MQELKTRSARHHRPKRKMVINKKAIAPLIGTSLLVGPMMVTAVPQHVHADEQGSQTVADPQAFIDQIGWSASEVAASNDLYASVMIAQALLESAYGTSGLASAPNYNLFGVKGSYNGQVVYMATKEYVNGQWVTMNEPFRKYSSYWESFQDHANVLRSTSFSTGDYHYAGVWKSNTTSFYDATAYLTGRYATDPNYGAKLNSLINTYNLTRFDTPSTGSATTTTSTTTTTTTTTSTSSSSTTDVNTNNGQTYTVVSGDTLWDIAQKFGMSVDDLMAKNGMSMSSYSLLVGQELNV